In one Bartonella grahamii subsp. shimonis genomic region, the following are encoded:
- a CDS encoding penicillin-binding protein 1A, giving the protein MIIFLRYLLRFFVAIGLCGAITWGVITNSQANVLPDYEVLSLYEPPVMTRVHASDGRLMAEFATKHRLYLPIQSIPTLVINAFISAEDKNFYHHFGLDPEGLSRALINNIRNIGSGRRPEGASTITQQVAKNFLLSSETTLERKFKEAILAMRIEKTYSKDHILELYLNEIYLGRGTYGIAAASLTYFNKSVNDLTLEQSAYLAALPKGPANYDPFKNTQRAVDRRNWVIDRMVANGYVTREQGEKAKAKPLGATIRGSDSYVFAADYFTEEVRRRLIQRYGAKTLYEGGLSIRTTLDPHLQFIARRSLHDGLIRFDHSQGWRGAYAHIDEKGDWGIELANITGLSDVPEWRLAVVLSTNPNKVEIGLQPQREASGILSKKREIAVLSEADSKWALHVVKENGYRKTVHSLSHVLQVGDVIFVEKLSNTNNTYRLQQIPKVEGAIVAMEPHTGRVLAMVGGFSFAASEFNRATQAYRQPGSAFKPFVYAAALDNGYTPASVVLDGPIEVHQYNGEVWQPKNYGGTFAGPSTLRYGIERSRNLMTIRLANDMGMPLVAEYAERFGVVDKLQPYLPMALGAGETTVLRMVTAYSVIANGGRSIKPSLIDRIQDRYGKTIYRHDDRICENCNTHSWNNQSEPTLIDERDQVLDPMTAYQITSMMEGVVQRGTAARLRYLNRHIAAKTGTTNDSKDVWFMGFTPDIVVGIFIGYDQPAPLGYNGTGSSLAAPIFGDFMADALKGKPDVPFKMPKGMILMPINRKTGMLAERGDQDVIIEAFKPGTGPADIYQVIGSTNSFQEGVPAVTTSPQVNKALESGTGGLY; this is encoded by the coding sequence ATGATAATTTTTTTAAGATATCTTCTTCGTTTTTTTGTTGCTATTGGACTTTGTGGTGCAATAACCTGGGGTGTTATAACGAATAGTCAAGCAAATGTACTCCCTGATTATGAAGTTCTTTCACTTTATGAGCCGCCGGTAATGACCCGCGTCCATGCTTCTGATGGCCGTCTTATGGCAGAGTTTGCAACAAAACATCGCCTCTATTTACCGATTCAATCAATACCAACGCTTGTTATAAATGCTTTTATTTCGGCTGAAGATAAAAACTTTTATCATCATTTTGGTTTAGATCCTGAAGGACTTTCTCGAGCTTTGATCAATAATATTCGTAATATTGGTTCTGGAAGACGTCCAGAGGGCGCATCAACTATAACGCAACAAGTCGCTAAAAACTTCCTTTTAAGTTCAGAAACAACATTAGAGCGTAAATTTAAGGAAGCTATTTTAGCAATGCGTATTGAGAAAACTTATTCAAAAGATCATATTCTCGAACTTTATCTCAATGAAATTTATCTGGGTCGTGGTACCTATGGTATAGCTGCTGCTTCTTTGACCTATTTCAATAAATCCGTCAATGATTTGACACTAGAACAATCTGCTTATTTGGCTGCTCTTCCAAAAGGACCAGCAAATTATGATCCATTTAAGAATACACAACGTGCTGTTGATCGGCGTAATTGGGTTATAGACCGGATGGTTGCAAATGGATATGTAACGCGTGAACAAGGTGAAAAAGCGAAAGCTAAACCTTTAGGAGCGACAATACGTGGGAGTGATAGCTATGTTTTTGCGGCTGATTATTTTACTGAAGAAGTGCGACGTCGTTTAATACAACGCTATGGTGCTAAAACACTTTATGAAGGTGGGCTTTCCATTCGTACAACGCTTGATCCGCATTTACAATTTATTGCGCGACGTTCTTTGCACGATGGATTAATTAGATTTGACCATTCGCAAGGATGGCGTGGGGCTTATGCGCATATTGATGAGAAAGGTGATTGGGGGATAGAACTTGCAAATATCACAGGGCTAAGTGATGTTCCTGAATGGCGTTTAGCTGTTGTTCTTTCTACTAATCCCAATAAGGTAGAGATCGGTTTACAGCCACAGCGTGAAGCTTCAGGTATATTATCAAAAAAACGGGAAATTGCTGTTTTATCTGAAGCTGATTCAAAATGGGCACTCCATGTTGTAAAAGAAAATGGTTATCGAAAAACTGTTCACAGCTTATCTCATGTCTTGCAAGTTGGGGATGTCATTTTTGTTGAAAAACTATCTAATACAAACAACACTTATCGTTTACAACAAATTCCAAAGGTTGAAGGTGCAATTGTTGCTATGGAACCTCATACAGGGCGCGTTCTTGCTATGGTGGGAGGATTTTCTTTTGCCGCATCTGAATTTAATCGTGCAACCCAAGCTTATCGCCAACCGGGGTCTGCTTTTAAGCCTTTTGTTTATGCAGCAGCACTTGATAACGGATATACACCAGCATCCGTTGTTTTAGATGGCCCCATTGAAGTTCACCAATATAATGGTGAAGTTTGGCAACCAAAAAATTATGGAGGTACCTTTGCAGGACCTTCAACGTTGCGTTATGGTATTGAGCGTTCTCGTAATCTTATGACAATACGGCTTGCCAATGATATGGGAATGCCTCTTGTCGCTGAATATGCAGAACGCTTTGGCGTGGTGGATAAATTGCAGCCTTATCTTCCCATGGCTTTAGGGGCTGGTGAAACAACAGTATTACGAATGGTTACAGCTTATTCAGTTATTGCTAATGGAGGACGCTCTATTAAACCTTCACTGATAGACAGAATTCAAGATCGTTATGGAAAGACAATTTATCGTCATGATGATCGTATTTGTGAAAATTGTAACACGCATTCATGGAATAATCAAAGTGAACCCACATTGATTGATGAGCGAGATCAAGTTCTTGACCCTATGACGGCTTATCAGATTACATCTATGATGGAAGGGGTTGTCCAGCGTGGTACTGCAGCACGTTTACGTTATCTTAATCGGCATATTGCCGCTAAGACAGGGACAACCAATGACTCTAAAGATGTCTGGTTTATGGGATTTACTCCTGACATTGTCGTTGGTATTTTTATCGGCTACGATCAACCTGCTCCGTTAGGATATAATGGAACCGGAAGTTCATTAGCTGCACCTATTTTTGGTGACTTTATGGCAGATGCTCTTAAAGGGAAGCCAGATGTTCCCTTTAAGATGCCAAAGGGTATGATTTTAATGCCAATTAATCGGAAAACAGGAATGCTTGCGGAAAGAGGAGATCAAGATGTTATTATAGAAGCATTTAAACCAGGAACTGGTCCTGCTGATATATATCAAGTTATTGGAAGTACAAATTCTTTTCAAGAAGGTGTTCCTGCAGTAACTACTTCTCCACAAGTCAATAAAGCCCTTGAAAGTGGGACAGGTGGGCTGTATTAA
- the prfB gene encoding peptide chain release factor 2 (programmed frameshift) — MRAEIETLVDEIQKAIQLLRGHLDWDQSLKRLEYLNRKAEDPSLWNDAQRAQDMMRERQRLDDSINSLLSFTKTLEECIELIAMGEEESDVEIIADAENSIRNLKNEIDKRQIDVLLSGEADPNDTYLEVHAGAGGTESQDWASMLLRMYMRWAEQHEMKVEILEIHDGEEAGIKSATILVKGHNAYGMLKTESGVHRLVRISPFDSNAKRHTSFASIWVYPVIDDNIEVDVSEADVRIDTYRASGAGGQHVNTTDSAVRITHIKTGIVVQCQTERSQHKNRATAWSMLRARLYEEELKKREDETNAAESSKTEIGWGHQIRSYVLQPYQLVKDLRTGIENTDPQSVLNGNLDSFIEAALARRIYGQD, encoded by the exons ATGCGAGCAGAAATAGAAACATTAGTTGATGAAATTCAGAAAGCAATTCAATTGCTAAGGGGGCATCTT GACTGGGATCAATCACTAAAGCGTCTCGAATATCTTAATCGAAAAGCGGAAGATCCATCTTTATGGAATGATGCACAACGAGCACAGGATATGATGCGTGAGCGTCAACGTCTTGATGATTCAATTAATAGTCTTTTATCATTTACAAAAACGCTTGAAGAATGCATTGAGCTTATCGCGATGGGTGAAGAAGAAAGTGATGTTGAAATTATCGCTGATGCAGAAAATTCAATACGTAATCTTAAAAATGAGATAGATAAAAGGCAAATTGATGTACTTCTTTCAGGAGAAGCCGATCCGAATGATACTTATTTAGAAGTTCATGCTGGAGCAGGGGGAACAGAAAGCCAAGATTGGGCTTCTATGCTCTTACGTATGTATATGCGCTGGGCTGAACAGCATGAAATGAAGGTTGAAATTTTAGAAATTCATGATGGGGAAGAAGCAGGAATAAAATCAGCGACTATTCTTGTAAAAGGGCATAATGCTTATGGAATGTTAAAAACGGAATCAGGCGTTCATCGTTTGGTGCGGATTTCTCCATTTGATTCGAATGCAAAGCGCCATACCTCTTTTGCGAGCATTTGGGTTTATCCAGTTATTGATGACAATATTGAAGTTGATGTTTCAGAGGCAGATGTGCGTATTGATACATATCGCGCATCGGGAGCAGGAGGACAACATGTTAACACGACAGATTCCGCTGTTCGCATCACACATATAAAAACGGGTATTGTTGTTCAATGTCAAACAGAGCGTTCTCAACATAAAAATCGCGCTACGGCTTGGTCGATGTTGCGTGCGCGGCTTTATGAAGAAGAGCTTAAAAAAAGAGAAGATGAAACCAATGCTGCTGAATCTTCTAAAACAGAAATCGGATGGGGACACCAAATTAGATCTTATGTTCTTCAACCCTATCAGCTTGTCAAAGATTTGCGTACAGGGATTGAAAATACGGATCCACAATCCGTACTGAATGGTAATTTAGATTCATTTATAGAGGCGGCACTCGCACGGCGCATT